Proteins encoded together in one Yersinia mollaretii ATCC 43969 window:
- a CDS encoding UvrD-helicase domain-containing protein, whose translation MQAVELAREAAAVLHDQAVASGHDPWQPYEFAVAEADRRGFDVESTKKGSPSLRGARARFFPTEKFILHEKCTTLFEQAFLVAHEIGHAELGDGIEEDDQGYTIDPTRTSEASPMGAERVIDYSRRQRREVQMDLFAREFLLPRHVVKTLYLDGMSALSIAEKLGAPFDVVAQQIFDALLLPPPLPEDIESAIEYPLNAEQEKAAAHRGPAFLLEAGPGTGKTQTLVGRVKGLLADGVDPRKILLLTFSNKAAGEMAERIARVDTEAAAAIWIGTFHSFGLDLIRRFHDELNLPLDPRLLDRTEAVELLEHEFPILDLVHYRNLYDPTRMIADILTGISRAKDEVVDANTYLALAQAMRDRAVGIEDIATAEKSIEVARVYATYETLKRQARCIDFGDLVSLPVKLLEENEAILSHIQSTYEHVLVDEYQDVNHSSVRLLKALCGGGENLWVVGDAKQSIYRFRGASSFNMIHFGNEDFPGGLRYRLKMNYRSVPEIVSAFSNFALNMTVGDADSGLCAERTSNAQKPELRCVDQGRLQTPSIADAIKEMQGSGYKYSDQAILCTGNEKLSEIGQQLEILGIPVLYLGSVFERPEIKDWLTLLSLLVDRRAMGLVRIACLPEFTMSLDDVGSVLTHLREDETGSDWKTKIDDFQISDNGRTALNRLVKTLSGFSANDSPWNVLATVLLDRTRIAARMATSTHCSVRSQCIATWQLLNFLRAQPSSGEGVFITRTLDRIRRLVRLGDDRDLRQLPAAAQSIDAVRLMTIHGAKGLEFPVIHLPGMNADTLPGNPQKQVCPPPNGMIAEGRSNAKEQFNLEYKAERECLFYVALSRAEDRLFLYATTRNAAGSTRKLSDFLNRIGSSLVQNNVEPLHAVIEKPESLPVDWVVSGDLVLSGAQISLYESCPRRFFYTHILQIGGRRTPTPFLKMHDAVRNVFQELVNTAPVKITDIEDRVTQAFTVEGLTEHGYAPEFKSLAIDMVSYFASIRESHNSEATCAFTMKLGETSITIQPDDVLVHPDGRKTFRRVKTGHKRDKEESDLGAAAFVLATRQVFPDAIVELVHLSDQTVTPIDLTAKQLDNRYKKILTALDSIVKGVFPAESSSRVCPSCPAFFVCGLTPAGVLQKKSKKNLPV comes from the coding sequence GTGCAAGCCGTGGAATTGGCCCGCGAGGCTGCTGCTGTTCTACATGATCAAGCTGTAGCTTCCGGACATGACCCATGGCAACCATACGAGTTTGCTGTTGCAGAGGCAGATAGAAGAGGTTTTGACGTAGAGAGTACAAAGAAAGGCTCACCTAGCCTAAGAGGCGCGCGAGCACGTTTTTTCCCAACGGAGAAGTTCATTCTCCACGAAAAATGCACAACCCTTTTTGAACAAGCGTTCCTAGTTGCCCATGAAATCGGTCACGCTGAACTTGGCGACGGCATTGAAGAGGATGACCAAGGCTATACTATAGACCCAACAAGAACCTCAGAAGCTTCTCCGATGGGAGCTGAGCGGGTTATAGACTATAGTCGCAGGCAGCGTCGAGAGGTCCAAATGGATCTATTTGCGCGTGAGTTTCTGCTTCCCCGGCATGTAGTAAAAACGCTTTATCTGGATGGAATGAGTGCGTTAAGTATTGCAGAGAAGCTTGGTGCGCCATTCGATGTTGTTGCGCAGCAGATCTTTGATGCATTGTTACTACCCCCACCTTTACCTGAAGATATAGAGTCCGCGATTGAATACCCATTGAACGCTGAGCAGGAGAAAGCCGCCGCCCATCGAGGCCCGGCCTTTCTGCTTGAGGCTGGGCCTGGTACGGGCAAGACTCAGACTTTAGTGGGACGGGTTAAAGGATTGCTTGCCGATGGCGTAGACCCACGAAAAATCCTTTTGCTGACTTTCTCTAACAAAGCTGCGGGAGAAATGGCTGAAAGGATAGCTCGCGTTGACACGGAAGCTGCGGCTGCAATATGGATTGGCACTTTCCACTCATTCGGCCTCGATCTGATTCGTCGATTTCACGACGAGCTGAATCTGCCGCTCGATCCTCGGCTGCTGGACCGGACGGAAGCAGTAGAACTGCTGGAACATGAGTTTCCCATATTAGATCTGGTTCACTATCGCAATCTTTACGATCCAACCCGGATGATTGCTGACATCCTCACCGGCATCTCGCGTGCTAAGGACGAGGTAGTCGATGCAAATACCTACCTCGCGTTGGCACAGGCCATGCGCGATAGAGCTGTTGGGATTGAAGATATAGCAACAGCAGAAAAATCCATTGAGGTCGCCAGGGTATACGCCACTTACGAAACCCTTAAAAGGCAGGCTCGATGCATTGACTTTGGGGACCTAGTTTCATTGCCAGTGAAGCTTCTTGAAGAAAATGAAGCCATTCTATCTCACATCCAATCCACTTATGAGCACGTTCTAGTCGATGAATATCAGGACGTGAACCACAGTAGCGTACGACTGCTAAAAGCCCTTTGTGGCGGTGGCGAAAACTTGTGGGTGGTTGGAGACGCTAAGCAGTCAATCTATCGCTTCAGAGGCGCTTCGTCGTTCAACATGATTCATTTTGGGAATGAGGATTTCCCTGGCGGGTTGCGATATCGTTTAAAAATGAACTACCGGTCCGTACCCGAAATAGTGTCGGCATTTTCAAATTTTGCGCTGAATATGACTGTAGGGGATGCTGACAGCGGTTTATGCGCGGAACGAACAAGTAATGCCCAGAAACCTGAGCTGCGTTGCGTGGATCAAGGACGTCTTCAAACTCCCTCTATTGCGGACGCGATAAAGGAGATGCAGGGCTCTGGTTATAAATACAGTGATCAAGCAATCCTGTGCACAGGCAATGAGAAGCTCTCAGAAATCGGGCAACAACTCGAGATTTTAGGCATCCCTGTACTTTACTTGGGAAGTGTATTTGAACGTCCCGAGATTAAGGATTGGCTGACGCTGCTCTCCCTCTTAGTAGATCGTCGTGCAATGGGCTTGGTGCGAATAGCTTGCCTACCTGAGTTTACGATGTCACTGGATGATGTTGGCAGTGTCCTTACACATCTGCGTGAAGATGAAACCGGAAGTGATTGGAAAACCAAAATCGATGACTTTCAGATCTCAGACAATGGGCGCACAGCCTTAAATCGGCTTGTCAAAACACTTAGCGGTTTTAGCGCAAATGACTCCCCCTGGAACGTGTTGGCAACTGTACTTTTAGACAGGACGCGAATCGCGGCCCGTATGGCAACATCAACACACTGCAGTGTCCGCTCTCAATGTATAGCAACTTGGCAGTTGCTCAATTTTTTACGAGCACAACCCTCCAGCGGGGAAGGGGTATTTATCACTCGCACATTAGATCGCATCCGCCGTTTGGTTCGGCTAGGGGATGATCGCGATCTTCGGCAGCTTCCGGCGGCAGCACAAAGCATTGATGCAGTGCGCCTCATGACCATTCATGGAGCAAAGGGACTCGAATTCCCTGTGATTCACTTACCCGGCATGAACGCAGACACTTTACCAGGTAATCCGCAGAAGCAGGTTTGCCCACCCCCCAATGGCATGATTGCAGAGGGTAGGTCCAACGCCAAGGAGCAATTTAATCTGGAGTATAAGGCGGAGAGAGAATGCTTATTCTACGTTGCCTTGTCCAGAGCTGAAGATCGGCTATTTCTCTATGCTACTACGCGGAATGCTGCTGGCAGCACCCGAAAGTTATCCGACTTTTTAAACCGTATAGGGTCCAGCTTGGTTCAAAATAACGTGGAGCCTCTACATGCGGTAATCGAAAAGCCCGAGTCATTACCTGTGGACTGGGTTGTCAGCGGAGATCTAGTTCTAAGTGGTGCTCAGATTTCCCTGTATGAGTCCTGCCCTCGCCGTTTCTTCTATACGCACATTCTCCAAATTGGAGGACGACGTACTCCAACGCCATTCCTAAAGATGCACGATGCTGTTCGCAATGTATTCCAAGAGTTGGTCAACACCGCGCCCGTAAAAATAACGGACATAGAAGACAGGGTCACGCAGGCATTTACTGTCGAAGGCCTAACTGAACACGGTTACGCTCCTGAATTTAAGTCACTAGCTATTGACATGGTTAGCTATTTCGCTTCGATTAGGGAAAGCCACAACTCTGAAGCAACCTGTGCCTTCACAATGAAGCTTGGGGAAACCTCTATCACCATACAACCTGACGATGTATTGGTTCATCCAGATGGACGTAAAACATTTCGCCGGGTGAAAACAGGACATAAAAGAGATAAAGAAGAATCTGACTTAGGCGCGGCTGCCTTTGTACTCGCAACACGGCAGGTTTTTCCAGATGCAATAGTGGAGTTAGTACACCTTTCTGACCAAACAGTGACCCCAATCGATCTGACCGCTAAGCAGTTGGATAATAGATATAAAAAAATTCTTACTGCCCTTGACTCAATAGTTAAAGGAGTCTTTCCAGCAGAGTCATCATCTCGAGTATGCCCCTCCTGCCCGGCATTTTTCGTCTGCGGATTGACTCCTGCAGGCGTACTTCAAAAAAAATCTAAAAAAAATTTACCGGTCTGA
- a CDS encoding RnfH family protein has protein sequence MSDICVEVVYALPERQYLRSVSLDEGSTVEEAIKASGLLELRSDIDLTKNKVGVYSRPVKLGDKVNDGDRVEIYRPLIADPKELRRQRAEHAKK, from the coding sequence GTGTCTGATATTTGCGTTGAGGTGGTTTATGCCCTGCCTGAACGCCAATATCTGCGCTCTGTTTCTCTTGATGAAGGCAGTACTGTCGAGGAAGCTATCAAAGCATCGGGTCTGCTTGAATTACGATCAGATATCGATCTGACAAAAAATAAAGTGGGTGTCTATAGCCGCCCGGTAAAACTTGGCGATAAGGTTAATGACGGTGATCGGGTAGAGATATATCGCCCATTAATCGCTGACCCGAAAGAGCTACGTCGTCAGCGCGCGGAGCACGCAAAAAAATAA
- the nadK gene encoding NAD(+) kinase, protein MNNKRFNCIGIVGHPRHPAALATHEMLYHWLNARGYDVMVEQQIANDLNLTGAVTGSLADIGQKADLAVVVGGDGNMLGAARVLARYDIKVIGVNRGNLGFLTDLDPDNAQQQLSNVLEGEYLSEQRFLLEAQVTRTDQQSRISTAINEVVLHPGKVAHMIEFEVYIDDRFAFSQRSDGLIIATPTGSTAYSLSAGGPILTPTLDAIVLVPMFPHTLTARPLVINSSSTIRLKFSQITSDLEISCDSQIALPIQEGEEVLIRRSDFHLNLIHPKDYSYFNTLSTKLGWSKKLF, encoded by the coding sequence ATGAATAATAAAAGATTCAATTGTATTGGTATTGTCGGTCACCCACGGCACCCGGCTGCACTTGCCACCCATGAAATGCTCTACCACTGGCTAAACGCCAGAGGTTATGACGTTATGGTTGAACAACAGATTGCAAATGACCTCAATTTAACTGGCGCAGTTACTGGCAGTTTGGCTGACATCGGCCAAAAAGCTGATTTAGCTGTGGTGGTCGGCGGTGACGGTAATATGCTTGGCGCTGCGCGAGTACTCGCCCGCTATGATATCAAAGTGATTGGCGTCAACCGAGGTAATCTGGGCTTTCTGACCGATTTAGACCCAGATAATGCCCAGCAACAGCTTTCCAATGTGTTGGAAGGTGAATACTTGAGCGAACAACGTTTCTTACTGGAAGCTCAAGTCACCCGCACTGATCAACAAAGTCGCATCAGTACAGCGATCAATGAGGTGGTTTTACATCCGGGAAAAGTAGCGCATATGATTGAATTCGAAGTGTATATCGATGACCGCTTCGCATTTTCTCAACGTTCTGATGGTCTGATCATCGCCACCCCGACCGGATCGACAGCTTATTCGCTCTCCGCAGGAGGCCCAATTCTGACGCCCACACTGGATGCCATCGTCTTAGTTCCCATGTTCCCACACACCCTAACTGCTCGCCCACTAGTGATTAATAGTAGCAGCACTATTCGTCTGAAGTTTTCACAAATTACCAGCGATCTGGAAATAAGTTGTGACAGTCAGATAGCCTTACCGATTCAGGAGGGAGAAGAAGTACTAATTCGGCGTAGTGATTTTCATCTCAACCTTATTCATCCAAAAGACTACAGTTATTTCAATACGTTAAGTACAAAACTGGGTTGGTCAAAAAAATTATTCTAA
- a CDS encoding integrase, giving the protein MARQTKPLSVKEIESAKPKEADYVLYDGDGLELLIKSSGSKIWQFRYIRPVTKKRAKKSIGPYPSVTLADARSYRAEARALLTKQIDPQEHQQEQLRSTLEAQTNTFKLVAERWWSVKKTSVTEDYAEDIWRSLERDVLPAIGDMSVTDIKAHTLVQAIQPVQARGALETVRRLCQRINEVMVYAQNTGLIDAVPSVNIGKAFEKPQKKNMPSIRPDQLPQLMQTMRTANIILPTRCLFMWQLLTITRPAEAAEARWDEIYLEAREWKIPASRMKMNRDHTIPLSDQAMAILEMMKPLSVNREFVFPSRIKPTQSMNSQTVNAALKRAGLGGILVSHGLRSIASTALNEEGFSPDVIEAALAHVDKNEVRRAYNRSDYLEQRRPMMQWWADFVKAADKDGLVITGTQNLRLVV; this is encoded by the coding sequence ATGGCAAGACAAACCAAACCTTTATCCGTCAAGGAAATCGAATCCGCCAAACCCAAGGAAGCGGACTACGTTCTCTATGATGGCGATGGCCTTGAGCTACTCATCAAATCAAGTGGCAGTAAGATCTGGCAGTTTCGCTACATTCGCCCTGTCACTAAGAAGCGTGCGAAAAAGAGCATTGGCCCTTATCCGTCAGTCACCCTTGCCGATGCTCGAAGCTACCGGGCAGAAGCTCGTGCTCTCCTGACAAAACAGATCGATCCTCAGGAGCATCAGCAAGAACAACTCCGCAGCACTCTTGAAGCCCAAACTAATACTTTCAAACTTGTAGCTGAACGTTGGTGGAGTGTGAAGAAGACCAGTGTGACTGAGGACTATGCAGAAGATATCTGGCGATCGCTAGAAAGGGATGTTTTACCGGCGATTGGCGATATGAGCGTCACAGATATTAAAGCACATACTCTGGTCCAAGCAATTCAACCTGTTCAGGCTCGCGGAGCATTGGAAACTGTTCGTCGCCTATGCCAACGCATCAATGAGGTCATGGTTTATGCTCAAAACACAGGTCTGATTGATGCAGTCCCCAGCGTCAATATTGGCAAGGCATTCGAGAAGCCTCAGAAAAAGAACATGCCAAGCATCCGTCCAGATCAGCTACCGCAACTCATGCAGACTATGCGTACTGCCAACATTATCCTACCAACACGGTGCCTGTTCATGTGGCAACTTCTTACTATCACCCGCCCTGCCGAAGCGGCTGAAGCCCGCTGGGACGAGATATATCTGGAAGCACGAGAATGGAAAATCCCCGCATCACGCATGAAAATGAACCGCGACCACACTATTCCATTGTCAGACCAAGCAATGGCTATTTTAGAAATGATGAAACCACTAAGTGTAAATCGAGAGTTTGTTTTTCCCAGTCGCATCAAACCGACTCAATCAATGAACAGTCAAACTGTGAATGCGGCGCTAAAACGCGCCGGGTTAGGTGGCATACTCGTGTCTCACGGCTTGCGATCTATTGCTAGTACTGCACTCAACGAAGAAGGCTTTTCGCCTGACGTGATTGAAGCTGCACTTGCCCATGTCGATAAGAATGAGGTTCGTCGTGCGTATAACCGCAGCGACTATCTGGAGCAGCGGCGTCCCATGATGCAATGGTGGGCTGATTTTGTAAAAGCCGCTGATAAAGATGGTTTAGTAATAACTGGTACTCAAAATCTACGATTAGTTGTATGA
- the recN gene encoding DNA repair protein RecN, whose amino-acid sequence MLAQLTISNFAIVRELEIDFQPGMTAITGETGAGKSIAIDALGLCLGSRSDGSMVRLGATRADICARFSLADTPSARQWLENNHLDDSNECLLRRAIGTDGRSRGFINGTAVPLSQLRELGQHLIQIHGQHAHQLLLRPDHQKQLLDAYADQSTLLAEMKAAYQIWHQSCRALALHQQQSLERNARHELLQYQLKELNSFAPQAGEYEQIDIEYKRLANSGQLLSLSQQTLQLLSDDEQNNILSQLYSAKHQLTELASMDEQFNNLLNMLEEASIQISEASDELRHYAEQLDMDPNRLYELEQRLSRQLNLARKHHVAPEELPQFHQQLLDEQEQLSQQENDHEQLSHEVNTHYQHALTIAQRLHEERQHYADELAALITESMHELSMPHGRLTIDTQFEPEHLSAEGATRIEFCVTTNPGQPLQPLAKVASGGELSRIALAIQVITARKMDTPALIFDEVDVGISGPTAAIVGRLLRQLGESTQVMCVTHLPQVAGCGHQHFFVSKQTDGTETETHMHRLDKKARLQELARLLGGSEVTKNTLANAKELLAA is encoded by the coding sequence ATGCTGGCCCAATTAACCATCAGTAATTTTGCAATTGTGCGTGAGTTAGAAATTGATTTTCAACCCGGAATGACCGCAATTACTGGCGAAACTGGGGCGGGTAAATCCATCGCCATAGATGCCTTGGGATTATGTCTTGGCAGCCGTTCAGACGGCAGTATGGTTCGTTTGGGGGCAACACGTGCTGATATTTGCGCTCGCTTCTCATTGGCAGACACGCCATCGGCCCGTCAGTGGTTGGAAAATAACCATCTTGATGACAGCAATGAATGCCTACTGCGGCGAGCAATTGGAACAGATGGCCGTTCAAGGGGCTTTATTAATGGTACGGCAGTACCGTTATCTCAATTACGGGAGCTGGGGCAACACCTGATCCAGATTCACGGTCAGCATGCCCACCAATTGTTGTTAAGGCCAGACCACCAAAAACAATTGTTAGATGCTTATGCAGACCAATCAACCCTGCTGGCCGAAATGAAGGCCGCCTATCAAATCTGGCACCAAAGCTGCCGTGCGTTGGCACTTCACCAACAGCAATCACTGGAGCGTAACGCGCGTCATGAGCTGCTGCAATATCAGTTGAAAGAGCTAAATTCATTTGCTCCGCAAGCGGGAGAATATGAGCAAATTGATATTGAATATAAGCGGTTGGCAAATAGTGGTCAGTTACTCTCCCTCAGCCAACAGACCTTGCAGTTATTGTCAGATGATGAACAAAACAACATCCTCAGCCAACTCTACTCCGCCAAACATCAGCTAACCGAATTGGCAAGTATGGATGAGCAATTTAATAATTTGCTCAATATGCTGGAAGAAGCCTCAATCCAAATCAGTGAGGCCAGTGATGAATTACGCCACTATGCAGAACAATTGGATATGGACCCCAACCGTCTGTATGAACTGGAACAACGGTTATCTCGTCAATTAAATCTGGCCCGCAAACACCATGTTGCTCCAGAAGAACTGCCGCAATTCCATCAACAGCTACTGGACGAACAAGAACAACTTTCACAACAAGAAAACGATCACGAGCAACTAAGCCATGAAGTTAATACTCACTATCAGCATGCACTAACTATAGCTCAGCGTTTGCACGAGGAACGCCAGCACTATGCTGATGAGTTGGCTGCACTGATTACCGAGAGCATGCACGAGCTATCGATGCCACATGGCAGACTCACTATTGATACCCAATTTGAACCTGAGCACCTCAGTGCTGAAGGGGCGACACGAATTGAGTTCTGTGTCACGACCAACCCAGGCCAACCACTGCAACCGCTAGCTAAAGTCGCCTCTGGTGGCGAGCTATCCCGTATCGCCTTGGCTATTCAGGTCATAACAGCACGTAAAATGGACACTCCTGCGCTTATCTTTGATGAAGTCGATGTGGGTATCAGTGGGCCTACAGCAGCCATCGTAGGTCGCCTATTGCGCCAGCTTGGCGAATCGACCCAAGTCATGTGCGTCACTCACCTTCCACAAGTTGCAGGTTGTGGTCATCAACATTTCTTTGTCAGCAAGCAAACCGATGGCACTGAAACCGAAACACATATGCATCGGTTAGATAAAAAAGCCCGCTTACAAGAGTTGGCGCGCCTTCTGGGTGGTAGTGAAGTGACGAAAAACACCTTAGCAAACGCAAAAGAATTGCTCGCAGCATAG
- a CDS encoding helix-turn-helix transcriptional regulator, with translation MITSNVKILRLSSIVTKTGIARSTIYDWLNPKSPRYDSSFPKQRKLGRQSVGWLESEIDAWINQRCQSSTEA, from the coding sequence ATGATCACATCCAATGTAAAAATTTTACGTTTGAGCTCGATTGTCACTAAAACTGGCATAGCCAGATCCACCATATACGACTGGCTTAATCCAAAATCACCAAGATACGATTCTTCTTTCCCCAAGCAACGGAAGCTTGGACGGCAATCTGTAGGTTGGCTTGAGTCAGAAATTGACGCGTGGATCAATCAGCGCTGTCAGTCCTCAACTGAAGCTTAA
- a CDS encoding multiubiquitin domain-containing protein, producing MNTENINDIDDVGEAIREGRDLRSARAYRILFAQENLAFRAIEVNDPVPLGRQILIAAGLRANDDYSLFAILETGDFEDLRLDETFDLRGRGAERFVAFQTDRDFKLTINESQVSWGKPAISGSALPGAKDLLC from the coding sequence ATGAATACTGAAAATATAAACGATATTGACGATGTAGGAGAAGCAATTCGCGAAGGCCGTGATCTGCGTTCGGCACGCGCTTACCGCATCCTGTTCGCCCAGGAAAACCTGGCTTTTCGCGCAATCGAAGTCAATGATCCTGTGCCACTGGGTCGTCAAATCCTGATTGCTGCTGGTCTACGTGCAAATGATGATTATAGCCTGTTTGCCATTCTGGAAACGGGGGATTTTGAAGACTTGCGCCTTGATGAAACCTTCGATTTACGCGGTCGTGGCGCAGAGCGCTTTGTAGCCTTCCAGACCGATCGCGATTTCAAACTGACTATCAATGAGAGTCAAGTATCATGGGGCAAGCCCGCAATTTCAGGCTCCGCGTTACCCGGAGCCAAAGATCTTTTATGCTGA
- a CDS encoding type II toxin-antitoxin system RatA family toxin translates to MPQISRSALVPFSVEQMYQLVNDVRSYPEFLPGCTGSRVLDATENEMTAAVDVAKAGISKTFTTRNTLTDNQSINMQLVDGPFRKLMGGWHFTPLSADACKVELHLDFEFTNKLIELAFGKIFKELIGSMVQAFTQRAKEVYCV, encoded by the coding sequence ATGCCACAAATTAGCCGCTCTGCGTTGGTTCCGTTCAGCGTAGAACAGATGTATCAACTGGTTAATGATGTTCGTTCTTACCCAGAATTTTTACCAGGTTGTACTGGAAGCCGAGTACTGGATGCTACTGAAAATGAAATGACGGCAGCCGTTGATGTTGCCAAGGCCGGAATAAGTAAAACCTTTACTACACGCAATACATTAACTGATAACCAGAGCATTAATATGCAACTGGTGGATGGGCCGTTTCGCAAGTTAATGGGCGGATGGCATTTTACCCCACTGAGTGCAGATGCTTGTAAAGTTGAGCTGCACCTTGATTTTGAGTTTACTAATAAGCTGATTGAGTTGGCTTTTGGTAAAATATTCAAAGAGTTGATTGGGAGTATGGTGCAGGCGTTCACTCAGCGAGCTAAAGAGGTTTACTGTGTCTGA
- the grpE gene encoding nucleotide exchange factor GrpE, whose product MSSKEQKTPNEQVSEEMENAAEQQVEATQETGEGVDPRVAELEAQLAEALQRERESLLRAKAEVENIRRRTELDVEKAHKFALERFSAELLPVIDNLERALDTADKANTELTSMIEGVELTLKSLLDAVGKFGIEVVSDTNVPFNPEVHQAMTMLESADHEPNNVMMVMQKGYTLNGRLLRPAMVAVSKAKA is encoded by the coding sequence ATGAGTAGTAAAGAACAGAAAACACCAAACGAGCAAGTCTCGGAAGAAATGGAAAATGCAGCAGAGCAGCAAGTGGAAGCGACACAAGAGACGGGTGAAGGTGTAGATCCGCGTGTTGCCGAGCTTGAAGCGCAGTTGGCTGAAGCCTTACAGCGTGAGCGCGAGAGCTTGCTGCGCGCCAAGGCTGAGGTTGAGAATATCCGTCGTCGTACTGAATTGGATGTTGAAAAAGCGCATAAGTTTGCTTTGGAAAGATTCTCAGCTGAATTATTGCCAGTGATCGATAATCTGGAGCGCGCACTGGATACTGCTGACAAAGCCAATACCGAACTCACTTCAATGATTGAAGGTGTCGAATTGACGCTGAAATCACTTCTTGATGCTGTCGGTAAATTTGGTATTGAAGTGGTCAGCGATACCAACGTGCCATTTAATCCTGAAGTTCATCAGGCAATGACGATGCTTGAATCTGCTGATCACGAACCCAATAACGTGATGATGGTGATGCAGAAAGGCTATACGTTGAATGGCCGCCTGTTACGCCCGGCAATGGTTGCGGTATCTAAAGCGAAAGCTTAA
- the smpB gene encoding SsrA-binding protein SmpB, which produces MTKKKAYKPGSATIAQNKRARHEYFIEQEFEAGLSLQGWEVKSLRAGKANISDSYVTFRNGEAFLFGATITPLNVASTHVVCEPMRTRKLLLNKRELDSLIGKVNRDGFTVVALSVYWKNAWVKVKIGVAKGKKDHDKRDDIKDREWQVDKARIMKHANR; this is translated from the coding sequence ATGACAAAGAAAAAAGCATACAAACCCGGTTCCGCAACCATTGCGCAAAATAAGCGCGCCCGCCACGAATACTTCATTGAGCAAGAGTTCGAAGCGGGCCTGTCTTTGCAAGGTTGGGAAGTAAAATCCCTGCGTGCTGGTAAAGCCAATATCAGTGATAGCTACGTCACTTTTAGGAACGGCGAAGCTTTCCTATTCGGGGCAACCATTACACCGCTTAACGTCGCTTCAACTCATGTAGTCTGTGAGCCAATGCGTACACGCAAATTACTGCTGAATAAACGTGAACTGGACTCGCTGATCGGCAAGGTTAACCGTGACGGCTTTACCGTAGTTGCTCTTTCCGTATATTGGAAAAATGCGTGGGTTAAAGTTAAAATCGGTGTCGCAAAAGGTAAAAAAGATCACGATAAGCGTGATGACATCAAAGATCGTGAGTGGCAGGTTGATAAAGCTAGAATAATGAAACACGCCAATCGTTAA
- a CDS encoding inovirus Gp2 family protein, whose product MKTYQGTHGEHVLEYWIKINCLLNALTNRYQRVTAVRTDFHHTPIVDNGDNICCFPNFEPGEISRTRDSLRAKLVADRIRKEREGKRVYPSPMFLIWAKEYSKSGKCHYHTCLLFNKDAYYHLGDCDQANNLRGMITGAWYSALRLELDDHPGLVHFPENCRYVLDTNSADFQQNYQALLTRLDYLTKVESKVFGEGDRNFGCSQIDL is encoded by the coding sequence ATGAAAACATATCAAGGTACGCATGGTGAACACGTTCTCGAGTATTGGATCAAGATTAACTGTCTGCTGAATGCATTGACCAACCGATACCAGAGAGTTACTGCTGTAAGAACTGATTTTCATCACACTCCTATTGTCGATAACGGAGACAATATCTGCTGCTTCCCTAACTTTGAACCCGGAGAGATATCGCGGACACGGGATTCCCTCAGAGCTAAACTGGTAGCTGATCGTATCCGTAAAGAGCGTGAAGGTAAACGAGTGTACCCCAGCCCTATGTTTTTGATATGGGCGAAAGAATACTCGAAATCAGGTAAATGCCACTATCACACTTGCCTGTTGTTCAACAAAGACGCCTATTACCACTTGGGAGATTGCGATCAGGCCAATAACCTGAGAGGGATGATCACCGGAGCCTGGTATAGCGCACTAAGGCTGGAATTGGACGATCACCCAGGTCTGGTCCATTTCCCTGAAAACTGTCGCTATGTGTTGGATACAAATAGTGCTGACTTCCAGCAGAACTACCAGGCGCTGTTAACCCGACTGGATTACCTCACCAAAGTTGAAAGCAAAGTTTTTGGGGAAGGGGATCGTAACTTCGGTTGCAGCCAAATCGATTTATAA
- the bamE gene encoding outer membrane protein assembly factor BamE: protein MRCKMLTAAAVMLAMLTAGCSTLEKVVYRPDINQGNYLSPNDASKIHKGMTQQQVAYTLGTPMLQDPFGTKTWFYVFRQQPGHEKITQQTLTLTFDSSGVLTDIKNDPTLAGN from the coding sequence ATGCGCTGTAAAATGCTGACTGCCGCCGCTGTAATGCTTGCAATGCTTACTGCGGGTTGTTCAACGCTGGAGAAGGTGGTCTACCGGCCTGATATTAATCAGGGTAACTATTTATCACCTAATGATGCGTCCAAAATTCATAAAGGTATGACCCAACAACAAGTGGCATATACCTTAGGCACCCCAATGTTGCAGGATCCGTTTGGTACTAAAACCTGGTTCTATGTATTCCGTCAGCAACCTGGTCATGAGAAAATCACGCAACAAACACTGACGTTGACCTTCGATAGCAGTGGCGTGCTGACTGATATCAAAAATGACCCAACGTTAGCAGGAAATTAA